The following proteins come from a genomic window of Salvia hispanica cultivar TCC Black 2014 chromosome 4, UniMelb_Shisp_WGS_1.0, whole genome shotgun sequence:
- the LOC125220154 gene encoding pentatricopeptide repeat-containing protein OTP51, chloroplastic-like isoform X3 — protein MLLSFHCITHQITPLHTLTSFPHHHRLSTLSLPSKPYPRFPLPLLASSSASVSRISEEEILIDYHFYGDNGEENFGFNSSFELAEVKRFQSPVVEVKELEELPDQWRRSRLAWLCKELPAHRTPTFIRVLNAQRKWIRQDDCTYIAVHCMRIRENESAFRVYKWMVQQHWFQFDFALVTKLADYMGKERKYLKCRELYNDIVNQGLVPNESTFHILIVAYLSSSGPSCLEEACSIYNQMIHLGNYKPRLSLHNSLFRALVSKTGGSFKHHLKQAEFIYQNLTTCGLKAHNDIYGGLIWLHSYQDIIDKERIVSLRKDMKSAGIEESTEVLVSVLRACAKDGDLAEAESIWTKLLSSNSKPPPQAFVYLMEVYSRAGKPMGSLETFRVMQEQCSPNVVSYYKIIEVLCKAKETELAESLMDEFINSGMKSLTRSFIDMMTMYTNLSLHDKVESTFFRCLEECHPNQTVYYLYLDSLVQTGNLDKAELIFSQMHADEAIGVDVKSCNNILRGYLTYEQHAKARKIYDLMCQKKYKIESSLLEKLDHVLSLSVKEARKSSILKLSQEQREILIGLLLGGLRVKLDDEKRSYAIDFVFREGNKIHSFLKRHIHNQFHEWLARKVQVDDNNGDIP, from the exons ATGCTTCTAAGTTTCCATTGCATCACTCATCAAATTACACCTTTACACACCCTCACTTCCTTCCCTCACCACCACCGCCTCTCCACTCTCTCCCTCCCCTCCAAACCCTACCCGAGATTCCCCCTTCCACTTCTCGCCTCTTCCTCCGCATCTGTATCCCGCATCTCAGAAGAGGAAATATTAATCGATTACCACTTTTATGGAGACAACGGAGAGGAGAATTTCGGTTTCAATAGCTCGTTTGAGTTGGCTGAGGTGAAGCGGTTTCAGTCTCCGGTGGTTGAGGTAAAGGAGCTGGAGGAGCTGCCGGACCAGTGGCGGAGGTCGCGATTGGCGTGGCTGTGCAAAGAGCTTCCGGCGCATAGGACTCCTACATTTATTCGGGTTCTCAATGCTCAGCGGAAGTGGATTAGGCAGGATGATTGCACTTATATTGCTGTCCATTGTATGCGTATTCGTGAAAACGAGTCGGCATTCAGG GTGTATAAATGGATGGTGCAGCAACATTGGTTTCAATTTGATTTCGCCCTTGTAACCAAATTAGCTGATTACATGGGAAAGGAGCGAAAATACTTGAAATGCCGTGAACTATATAATGATATAGTTAACCAGGGTCTAGTTCCTAATGAATCCACATTTCATATCCTGATTGTTGCCTACCTTAGTTCATCTGGTCCAAGTTGTCTGGAGGAAGCATGTAGCATTTACAATCAAATGATTCACTTGGGAAATTACAAGCCCCGACTTAGCTTGCACAACTCTCTGTTTAGGGCTCTTGTGAGCAAAACTGGTGGCTCTTTTAAACATCATCTTAAACAAGCAGAGTTTATCTATCAAAATCTGACAACATGTGGATTAAAAGCACATAATGATATTTATGGTGGACTTATCTGGCTCCATAGTTATCAAGACATAATAGATAAAGAAAGAATTGTATCATTAAGAAAGGATATGAAATCAGCTGGTATTGAAGAGAGTACAGAAGTTCTCGTGTCAGTGTTGAGAGCTTGTGCTAAGGATGGAGATCTTGCAGAAGCTGAAAGTATTTGGACAAAGCTTCTTTCTTCCAATAGTAAACCTCCACCTCAAGCTTTTGTGTATCTAATGGAGGTCTATTCAAGGGCAGGGAAGCCAATGGGATCCCTTGAAACATTCAGGGTTATGCAAGAACAGTGTTCACCAAATGTTGTGTCATACTACAAAATCATTGAGGTATTGTGCAAAGCTAAAGAGACGGAGCTAGCAGAGTCTCTTATGGATGAGTTCATAAATAGTGGCATGAAGTCCTTGACACGGTCTTTTATAGATATGATGACTATGTACACCAATTTAAGCTTGCACGATAAAGTGGAATCCACTTTCTTCCGGTGCCTGGAAGAATGTCATCCCAATCAGACAGTGTATTATCTGTACTTGGATTCTTTGGTGCAAACCGGCAATCTTGATAAGGCAGAACTGATCTTCAGCCAAATGCATGCTGATGAGGCAATTGGTGTGGATGTCAAATCATGCAACAACATCTTGAGGGGCTATCTAACTTATGAGCAGCATGCTAAGGCAAGAAAGATATATGATTTGATGTgtcaaaagaaatataaaattgaatcttcCTTGTTAGAGAAGCTAGATCATGTCCTGAGTTTGAGCGTGAAGGAAGCCAGAAAATCATCAATCTTGAAGCTTAGCCAAGAGCAGAGAGAAATCCTGATAGGTCTACTATTGGGCGGTTTAAGGGTTAAATTAGATGATGAAAAAAGGAGTTACgcaattgattttgtatttagGGAGGGCAACAAGATCCATTCCTTTCTGAAAAGACATATACACAACCAATTTCATGAATGGCTAGCTCGTAAAGTGCAGGTTGATGACAACAATGGTGATATTCCAT GA
- the LOC125220154 gene encoding pentatricopeptide repeat-containing protein OTP51, chloroplastic-like isoform X2 — MLLSFHCITHQITPLHTLTSFPHHHRLSTLSLPSKPYPRFPLPLLASSSASVSRISEEEILIDYHFYGDNGEENFGFNSSFELAEVKRFQSPVVEVKELEELPDQWRRSRLAWLCKELPAHRTPTFIRVLNAQRKWIRQDDCTYIAVHCMRIRENESAFRVYKWMVQQHWFQFDFALVTKLADYMGKERKYLKCRELYNDIVNQGLVPNESTFHILIVAYLSSSGPSCLEEACSIYNQMIHLGNYKPRLSLHNSLFRALVSKTGGSFKHHLKQAEFIYQNLTTCGLKAHNDIYGGLIWLHSYQDIIDKERIVSLRKDMKSAGIEESTEVLVSVLRACAKDGDLAEAESIWTKLLSSNSKPPPQAFVYLMEVYSRAGKPMGSLETFRVMQEQCSPNVVSYYKIIEVLCKAKETELAESLMDEFINSGMKSLTRSFIDMMTMYTNLSLHDKVESTFFRCLEECHPNQTVYYLYLDSLVQTGNLDKAELIFSQMHADEAIGVDVKSCNNILRGYLTYEQHAKARKIYDLMCQKKYKIESSLLEKLDHVLSLSVKEARKSSILKLSQEQREILIGLLLGGLRVKLDDEKRSYAIDFVFREGNKIHSFLKRHIHNQFHEWLARKVQVDDNNGDIPCQFTTIPHSCFQLYADQFWPQGLPVIPKLINRWLTPRVLAYWYMYGGYRTSSGDILLKLKFNKEDVTRIAKTIKAKSLNCRVKRRGSERFS, encoded by the exons ATGCTTCTAAGTTTCCATTGCATCACTCATCAAATTACACCTTTACACACCCTCACTTCCTTCCCTCACCACCACCGCCTCTCCACTCTCTCCCTCCCCTCCAAACCCTACCCGAGATTCCCCCTTCCACTTCTCGCCTCTTCCTCCGCATCTGTATCCCGCATCTCAGAAGAGGAAATATTAATCGATTACCACTTTTATGGAGACAACGGAGAGGAGAATTTCGGTTTCAATAGCTCGTTTGAGTTGGCTGAGGTGAAGCGGTTTCAGTCTCCGGTGGTTGAGGTAAAGGAGCTGGAGGAGCTGCCGGACCAGTGGCGGAGGTCGCGATTGGCGTGGCTGTGCAAAGAGCTTCCGGCGCATAGGACTCCTACATTTATTCGGGTTCTCAATGCTCAGCGGAAGTGGATTAGGCAGGATGATTGCACTTATATTGCTGTCCATTGTATGCGTATTCGTGAAAACGAGTCGGCATTCAGG GTGTATAAATGGATGGTGCAGCAACATTGGTTTCAATTTGATTTCGCCCTTGTAACCAAATTAGCTGATTACATGGGAAAGGAGCGAAAATACTTGAAATGCCGTGAACTATATAATGATATAGTTAACCAGGGTCTAGTTCCTAATGAATCCACATTTCATATCCTGATTGTTGCCTACCTTAGTTCATCTGGTCCAAGTTGTCTGGAGGAAGCATGTAGCATTTACAATCAAATGATTCACTTGGGAAATTACAAGCCCCGACTTAGCTTGCACAACTCTCTGTTTAGGGCTCTTGTGAGCAAAACTGGTGGCTCTTTTAAACATCATCTTAAACAAGCAGAGTTTATCTATCAAAATCTGACAACATGTGGATTAAAAGCACATAATGATATTTATGGTGGACTTATCTGGCTCCATAGTTATCAAGACATAATAGATAAAGAAAGAATTGTATCATTAAGAAAGGATATGAAATCAGCTGGTATTGAAGAGAGTACAGAAGTTCTCGTGTCAGTGTTGAGAGCTTGTGCTAAGGATGGAGATCTTGCAGAAGCTGAAAGTATTTGGACAAAGCTTCTTTCTTCCAATAGTAAACCTCCACCTCAAGCTTTTGTGTATCTAATGGAGGTCTATTCAAGGGCAGGGAAGCCAATGGGATCCCTTGAAACATTCAGGGTTATGCAAGAACAGTGTTCACCAAATGTTGTGTCATACTACAAAATCATTGAGGTATTGTGCAAAGCTAAAGAGACGGAGCTAGCAGAGTCTCTTATGGATGAGTTCATAAATAGTGGCATGAAGTCCTTGACACGGTCTTTTATAGATATGATGACTATGTACACCAATTTAAGCTTGCACGATAAAGTGGAATCCACTTTCTTCCGGTGCCTGGAAGAATGTCATCCCAATCAGACAGTGTATTATCTGTACTTGGATTCTTTGGTGCAAACCGGCAATCTTGATAAGGCAGAACTGATCTTCAGCCAAATGCATGCTGATGAGGCAATTGGTGTGGATGTCAAATCATGCAACAACATCTTGAGGGGCTATCTAACTTATGAGCAGCATGCTAAGGCAAGAAAGATATATGATTTGATGTgtcaaaagaaatataaaattgaatcttcCTTGTTAGAGAAGCTAGATCATGTCCTGAGTTTGAGCGTGAAGGAAGCCAGAAAATCATCAATCTTGAAGCTTAGCCAAGAGCAGAGAGAAATCCTGATAGGTCTACTATTGGGCGGTTTAAGGGTTAAATTAGATGATGAAAAAAGGAGTTACgcaattgattttgtatttagGGAGGGCAACAAGATCCATTCCTTTCTGAAAAGACATATACACAACCAATTTCATGAATGGCTAGCTCGTAAAGTGCAGGTTGATGACAACAATGGTGATATTCCATGTCAGTTTACAACCATACCCCACTCTTGTTTTCAGTTGTATGCCGACCAGTTCTGGCCTCAAGGCCTACCTGTGATTCCTAAGCTAATCAACCGGTGGCTAACACCTCGTGTTCTTGCATATTGGTATATGTATGGGGGTTACAGGACTTCATCTGGAGACATTTTGTTGAAGCTGAAGTTCAATAAAGAGGATGTTACGCGGATTGCCAAAACAATCAAGGCAAAATCATTGAATTGCCGTGTCAAAAGAAGAGG ATCTGAGAGATTCTCTTGA
- the LOC125220154 gene encoding pentatricopeptide repeat-containing protein At2g15820, chloroplastic-like isoform X1, giving the protein MLLSFHCITHQITPLHTLTSFPHHHRLSTLSLPSKPYPRFPLPLLASSSASVSRISEEEILIDYHFYGDNGEENFGFNSSFELAEVKRFQSPVVEVKELEELPDQWRRSRLAWLCKELPAHRTPTFIRVLNAQRKWIRQDDCTYIAVHCMRIRENESAFRVYKWMVQQHWFQFDFALVTKLADYMGKERKYLKCRELYNDIVNQGLVPNESTFHILIVAYLSSSGPSCLEEACSIYNQMIHLGNYKPRLSLHNSLFRALVSKTGGSFKHHLKQAEFIYQNLTTCGLKAHNDIYGGLIWLHSYQDIIDKERIVSLRKDMKSAGIEESTEVLVSVLRACAKDGDLAEAESIWTKLLSSNSKPPPQAFVYLMEVYSRAGKPMGSLETFRVMQEQCSPNVVSYYKIIEVLCKAKETELAESLMDEFINSGMKSLTRSFIDMMTMYTNLSLHDKVESTFFRCLEECHPNQTVYYLYLDSLVQTGNLDKAELIFSQMHADEAIGVDVKSCNNILRGYLTYEQHAKARKIYDLMCQKKYKIESSLLEKLDHVLSLSVKEARKSSILKLSQEQREILIGLLLGGLRVKLDDEKRSYAIDFVFREGNKIHSFLKRHIHNQFHEWLARKVQVDDNNGDIPCQFTTIPHSCFQLYADQFWPQGLPVIPKLINRWLTPRVLAYWYMYGGYRTSSGDILLKLKFNKEDVTRIAKTIKAKSLNCRVKRRGRVFWMGFLGTDATEFWKLTEPFVLADLRDSLEANHESLDGRSGLENVAFSSDSDADDGNTSDQSDD; this is encoded by the exons ATGCTTCTAAGTTTCCATTGCATCACTCATCAAATTACACCTTTACACACCCTCACTTCCTTCCCTCACCACCACCGCCTCTCCACTCTCTCCCTCCCCTCCAAACCCTACCCGAGATTCCCCCTTCCACTTCTCGCCTCTTCCTCCGCATCTGTATCCCGCATCTCAGAAGAGGAAATATTAATCGATTACCACTTTTATGGAGACAACGGAGAGGAGAATTTCGGTTTCAATAGCTCGTTTGAGTTGGCTGAGGTGAAGCGGTTTCAGTCTCCGGTGGTTGAGGTAAAGGAGCTGGAGGAGCTGCCGGACCAGTGGCGGAGGTCGCGATTGGCGTGGCTGTGCAAAGAGCTTCCGGCGCATAGGACTCCTACATTTATTCGGGTTCTCAATGCTCAGCGGAAGTGGATTAGGCAGGATGATTGCACTTATATTGCTGTCCATTGTATGCGTATTCGTGAAAACGAGTCGGCATTCAGG GTGTATAAATGGATGGTGCAGCAACATTGGTTTCAATTTGATTTCGCCCTTGTAACCAAATTAGCTGATTACATGGGAAAGGAGCGAAAATACTTGAAATGCCGTGAACTATATAATGATATAGTTAACCAGGGTCTAGTTCCTAATGAATCCACATTTCATATCCTGATTGTTGCCTACCTTAGTTCATCTGGTCCAAGTTGTCTGGAGGAAGCATGTAGCATTTACAATCAAATGATTCACTTGGGAAATTACAAGCCCCGACTTAGCTTGCACAACTCTCTGTTTAGGGCTCTTGTGAGCAAAACTGGTGGCTCTTTTAAACATCATCTTAAACAAGCAGAGTTTATCTATCAAAATCTGACAACATGTGGATTAAAAGCACATAATGATATTTATGGTGGACTTATCTGGCTCCATAGTTATCAAGACATAATAGATAAAGAAAGAATTGTATCATTAAGAAAGGATATGAAATCAGCTGGTATTGAAGAGAGTACAGAAGTTCTCGTGTCAGTGTTGAGAGCTTGTGCTAAGGATGGAGATCTTGCAGAAGCTGAAAGTATTTGGACAAAGCTTCTTTCTTCCAATAGTAAACCTCCACCTCAAGCTTTTGTGTATCTAATGGAGGTCTATTCAAGGGCAGGGAAGCCAATGGGATCCCTTGAAACATTCAGGGTTATGCAAGAACAGTGTTCACCAAATGTTGTGTCATACTACAAAATCATTGAGGTATTGTGCAAAGCTAAAGAGACGGAGCTAGCAGAGTCTCTTATGGATGAGTTCATAAATAGTGGCATGAAGTCCTTGACACGGTCTTTTATAGATATGATGACTATGTACACCAATTTAAGCTTGCACGATAAAGTGGAATCCACTTTCTTCCGGTGCCTGGAAGAATGTCATCCCAATCAGACAGTGTATTATCTGTACTTGGATTCTTTGGTGCAAACCGGCAATCTTGATAAGGCAGAACTGATCTTCAGCCAAATGCATGCTGATGAGGCAATTGGTGTGGATGTCAAATCATGCAACAACATCTTGAGGGGCTATCTAACTTATGAGCAGCATGCTAAGGCAAGAAAGATATATGATTTGATGTgtcaaaagaaatataaaattgaatcttcCTTGTTAGAGAAGCTAGATCATGTCCTGAGTTTGAGCGTGAAGGAAGCCAGAAAATCATCAATCTTGAAGCTTAGCCAAGAGCAGAGAGAAATCCTGATAGGTCTACTATTGGGCGGTTTAAGGGTTAAATTAGATGATGAAAAAAGGAGTTACgcaattgattttgtatttagGGAGGGCAACAAGATCCATTCCTTTCTGAAAAGACATATACACAACCAATTTCATGAATGGCTAGCTCGTAAAGTGCAGGTTGATGACAACAATGGTGATATTCCATGTCAGTTTACAACCATACCCCACTCTTGTTTTCAGTTGTATGCCGACCAGTTCTGGCCTCAAGGCCTACCTGTGATTCCTAAGCTAATCAACCGGTGGCTAACACCTCGTGTTCTTGCATATTGGTATATGTATGGGGGTTACAGGACTTCATCTGGAGACATTTTGTTGAAGCTGAAGTTCAATAAAGAGGATGTTACGCGGATTGCCAAAACAATCAAGGCAAAATCATTGAATTGCCGTGTCAAAAGAAGAGGGAGAGTTTTCTGGATGGGTTTTCTTGGAACTGATGCCACTGAGTTTTGGAAACTAACTGAACCTTTTGTGCTAGCAGATCTGAGAGATTCTCTTGAAGCGAATCATGAGTCTCTAGATGGGAGGTCCGGGCTCGAAAACGTAGCTTTTAGTAGCGATTCAGATGCTGATGATGGTAACACTTCTGATCAAAGCGACGATTAA